A part of Astatotilapia calliptera chromosome 15, fAstCal1.2, whole genome shotgun sequence genomic DNA contains:
- the LOC113006848 gene encoding solute carrier family 22 member 2-like — MTFDDLLEEAGSFGRCQRRIFALLCLLSLPFAGVYVGIVFQGFTPDHWCRDPAVVERRHACGWNLTDSRRLTVPLVNNSGLVQHSTCEQYEVDWNATELTCDTQELDLSGVPLTACKESWEYQYEGRKSFVTEFNLVCSDGWLVDMFQSTLNVGFLVGSFAFGYFADRFGRQISFLVSNILNAVAGIAVAIAPNYISILVFRTILGFSVKGGWMTSYVLLTEIVGVKYRRTVGILYQMFFSVGLLILPLLAYFITDWRWLQVTFTVPYVLFVCYYWFIPESPRWLISQNRSSKALKITEAVARENHRTLFKNTESLTDGEGESTSASLLDLIRTPNMRKHTFILMFNWFTSAVVYQGLVMRLGIAGGNVYIDFLISGLVEFPAAFLILFTIERIGRRLPFATANIVAGASCFIAAFIPDSLFWLKTAVACIGRLGITMAFEMVVFVNTELYPTFVRNLAVSVCSTLCDVGGIVSSFLLYRLAAIWLELPLIIFGAVAIIAGGLVLLLPETKGVPLPETIDDIEFPNWKKQSHEENHQMKNLLKSEDQMKNRETTTE, encoded by the exons ATGACCTTTGATGACCTCTTGGAAGAAGCCGGGTCATTTGGCCGCTGTCAGAGGCGAATCTTTGCCCTGCTCTGCCTCTTGTCGTTGCCCTTTGCAGGGGTATACGTCGGCATCGTATTCCAGGGTTTCACCCCTGATCATTGGTGTCGGGACCCTGCAGTGGTGGAGAGGAGGCATGCATGCGGCTGGAACCTGACAGACAGTCGCAGACTGACGGTGCCTCTGGTCAATAACTCTGGACTGGTGCAGCACAGCACCTGCGAGCAGTATGAGGTGGACTGGAATGCCACAGAGCTGACCTGTGACACACAGGAACTGGACCTGAGTGGAGTCCCACTTACAGCATGCAAG gaAAGCTGGGAGTATCAGTATGAAGGCAGGAAATCCTTCGTCACAGAG TTCAATCTGGTGTGTTCAGATGGATGGTTGGTGGACATGTTCCAGTCTACTCTCAATGTGGGCTTCTTGGTTGGCAGTTTCGCTTTTGGATACTTTGCTGACAG GTTTGGCAGGCAGATCAGTTTCTTGGTGTCCAACATTTTGAATGCAGTAGCAGGAATCGCAGTGGCTATAGCGCCAAACTACATCTCCATCCTTGTGTTCAGGACCATCCTTGGCTTCAGTGTCAAAGGAGGCTGGATGACCTCATATGTGCTGC TCACAGAGATTGTTGGTGTGAAGTACAGGAGAACAGTGGGTATCTTGTACCAGATGTTCTTCAGTGTGGGTCTCCTCATCCTTCCTTTGCTCGCCTACTTTATCACAGACTGGCGCTGGCTCCAGGTCACCTTCACTGTGCCCTACGTGCTCTTCGTGTGTTATTACTg GTTTATCCCAGAGTCTCCGAGGTGGCTCATCTCTCAGAACCGTTCCTCCAAAGCTTTGAAGATCACTGAAGCTGTGGCCAGAGAGAACCACAGGACACTGTTCAAGAATACGGAG TCACTGACTGATGGTGAAGGTGAGTCTACCTCTGCCTCTTTGCTGGACCTAATCAGAACTCCAAACATGAGAAAGCACACCTTCATCCTCATGTTCAACTG GTTCACCAGTGCTGTGGTTTATCAAGGCCTCGTCATGCGCTTGGGGATAGCAGGAGGAAACGTCTACATTGACTTTCTCATTTCTGGCTTGGTGGAATTTCCTGCCGCCTTCCTTATCCTCTTCACCATTGAACGTATTGGCCGGCGTCTCCCATTCGCCACTGCGAATATCGTAGCTGGAGCTTCGTGCTTCATTGCTGCTTTCATTCCTGACA GCTTGTTCTGGTTAAAGACAGCGGTTGCCTGTATCGGTCGGTTGGGGATCACCATGGCCTTTGAGATGGTGGTGTTTGTTAACACAGAGCTCTACCCCACATTTGTCAG GAACCTGGCAGTGTCTGTTTGTTCTACTCTGTGTGATGTTGGAGGCATTGTGTCCTCATTCCTGCTGTACAGACTGGCTGCTATCTGGCTGGAACTGCCACTCATCATCTTTG GCGCTGTGGCAATCATAGCTGGAGGTTTGGTGCTGTTACTTCCTGAAACCAAAGGAGTACCTCTCCCTGAAACCATTGATGATATTGAGTTCCCTAATTG gaaAAAGCAGAGCCATGAAGAAAATCATCAAATGAAGAATCTTCTGAAGTCTGAAGATCAGATGAAAAACAGGGAAACGACTACTgaatga
- the LOC113006847 gene encoding plasminogen-like codes for MDLNTAAFLLGALLCSVGATEIEGYSRTEGAWILSLNKRMYSVSTLAECATKCNTETLFTCRTFMYDENDSECWTAAANSKTENIMRRRNTALYEKNEYLLECANGIGTDYRGTKSRTKSEQVCQRWDASYPHRPNFTPQSHPRADLESNFCRNPDGDKGGPWCYTTDPQKRWEHCNVPSCSAYQIHQGFSFPEECIVCNGEDYKGKISTTENGFTCQRWDSQKPHNHDYHPSSLPQKYLEENYCRNPDGDPRPWCFTTNPSKRWDYCAIPRCTAEPSTIVPEVDCVTGEGVAYRGTIAVTESGKTCQSWSAQVPHKHNQSPENYPCKGLDNNYCRNPNNELMPWCYTTDPSKRWEYCNVPRCGVARTQGDPVIPPNEEDCYEGNGFSYRGITSETISGKECQSWSSMTPHRHYKTPEAYPDADLRGNLCRNPDGDQAPWCFTTDPAVRWEHCNLKRCSVRPSEVSSPRPHITSIAIQTPPEKDCKIGNGATYRGPTSVTANGVTCQAWSSQTPHSHISFTPETHPTKGLDGNSCRNPDNDIIGPWCYTTDRDRIWEHCQIPDCVEMKCGTPVIKPKRCFSRLVGGCVSNPHSWPWQISLRTSIGKHVCGGTLIDPQWVLSAAHCFESSIWPSAYKVFLGIHTERGNEPSKQERRLEKIVMGPNRADIALLKLESPAIINDNVQPACLPEKDYIVSSTAECFVTGWGETQGTGGDGVLKEEGFPIIENKVCNLPEYLNGRVQNNEMCAGYIEGGADSCRGDSGGPLVCYEQNKFVVQGVTSWGLGCANAMKPGVYARVSKFKDWIDTTIKAN; via the exons ATGGACCTGAACACAGCAGCTTTCCTCCTTGGAGCTTTGCTCTGCAGTG TTGGTGCTACTGAGATAGAGGGCTACTCCAGAACTGAAGGGGCATGGATCCTCTCACTGAATAAACGAATGTATTCAGTCAGCACTTTGGCCGAATGTGCTACCAAATGCAACACTGAAACCCTCTTCACATGCAG gactTTTATGTATGATGAAAACGACAGCGAGTGCTGGACAGCAGCTGCAAACTCTAAAACAGAGAATATCATGCGCAGAAGAAACACAGCTTTATATGAAAAAAACG aaTATCTCTTAGAATGCGCAAATGGGATAGGAACAGATTACAGAGGAACAAAGTCCAGAACAAAATCAGAACAGGTCTGTCAGAGATGGGACGCAAGCTACCCACACAGGCCAAA tttcACGCCACAGAGCCACCCACGAGCAGATCTGGAGTCCAACTTCTGCAGAAACCCTGATGGGGACAAAGGGGGACCCTGGTGTTACACCACTGACCCCCAGAAACGCTGGGAGCACTGCAACGTACCCAGCTGCtctg CATATCAGATACATCAGGGATTTTCCTTCCCAGAGGAATGTATAGTCTGCAATGGTGAGGACTACAAAGGAAAAATCTCCACCACTGAAAACGGCTTCACCTGCCAACGCTGGGACTCTCAGAAACCTCACAACCATGACTACCATCCCAGCAG TCTACCACAAAAATATCTTGAGGAGAACTACTGCAGAAATCCAGATGGAGATCCCCGACCATGGTGCTTCACCACTAACCCATCCAAACGGTGGGACTACTGCGCCATACCGCGCTGCA CTGCTGAACCTTCCACCATTGTCCCAGAGGTCGACTGTGTCACCGGGGAAGGTGTAGCATACCGAGGAACAATTGCTGTAACTGAGTCTGGCAAAACGTGCCAGAGCTGGTCGGCTCAGGTGCCACATAAACACAACCAGTCCCCAGAAAACTACCCTTGCAA AGGTCTGGATAATAACTACTGTCGTAACCCCAACAATGAACTGATGCCCTGGTGCTACACAACTGACCCCAGCAAACGCTGGGAGTACTGCAACGTGCCACGGTGTGGGGTTGCACGCACACAAG GTGATCCAGTGATCCCCCCAAATGAGGAAGACTGCTATGAAGGGAACGGTTTCAGTTATCGGGGCATAACATCAGAGACCATCAGTGGAAAAGAATGTCAAAGTTGGAGCTCCATGACTCCTCACAGACATTACAAAACTCCAGAAGCCTACCCTGATGC ggACCTCAGAGGGAATCTGTGCAGGAACCCTGACGGGGACCAAGCTCCCTGGTGTTTCACTACAGACCCCGCAGTCCGCTGGGAGCACTGCAACTTGAAGAGATGCTCTGTCAGACCTTCAGAAGTCAGTTCTCCTCGGCCACACATCACCTCCATTGCCATCCAGACTCCACCGGAAAAAG ACTGCAAGATCGGAAATGGAGCGACATACCGAGGTCCAACCTCTGTTACTGCGAATGGTGTGACATGCCAGGCGTGGAGTTCTCAGACTCCTCACAGTCACATCAGCTTCACCCCAGAGACTCACCCCACCAAGGGTCTGGACGGCAAT AGCTGCAGAAATCCAGACAACGATATAATTGGACCGTGGTGCTACACTACTGATAGGGACAGGATATGGGAACACTGCCAGATCCCTGACTGTG TTGAAATGAAGTGCGGAACACCAGTAATCAAACCAAAACGTTGTTTTAGTCGTCTTGTCGGCGGCTGCGTGTCGAATCCTCACTCATGGCCCTGGCAAATCAGCCTCCGAACCAG TATAGGAAAACATGTCTGCGGAGGAACTCTGATCGACCCTCAGTGGGTCCTTTCTGCTGCTCACTGCTTTGAGAG CTCCATTTGGCCTTCAGCCTACAAGGTATTCCTGGGTATCCACACGGAGAGAGGCAATGAGCCATCGAAACAAGAGAGGAGACTTGAGAAAATAGTAATGGGACCAAACAGAGCAGATATTGCTCTGCTTAAACTAGAGAG CCCTGCTATAATAAATGATAACGTGCAGCCAGCTTGTCTCCCAGAAAAGGACTATATAGTTTCCAGTACAGCAGAGTGTTTTGTAACTGGATGGGGTGAGACTCAAG GTACAGGAGGCGATGGTGTCCTGAAAGAAGAGGGTTTTCCGATTATCGAGAACAAGGTGTGTAATCTACCAGAATACCTGAATGGCAGAGTTCAAAACAACGAGATGTGTGCCGGATATATCGAGGGAGGAGCGGACAGCTGCCGg GGTGACAGCGGTGGTCCTCTGGTGTGCTATGAGCAGAACAAGTTCGTCGTGCAGGGTGTCACATCGTGGGGTCTGGGCTGCGCCAATGCCATGAAACCTGGTGTCTACGCTCGAGTGTCTAAGTTTAAGGACTGGATAGACACAACCATCAAAGCCAACTAA
- the LOC113006605 gene encoding solute carrier family 22 member 2-like, which produces MTTFDDILEEAGKFGRCQKRIFILLCMVSMPWAGVYVGIVFQGFTPDHWCRDPAVVERREACGWNLAESRRLTVPLDNSSGQQSSCEQYEVDWNATELTCDKQELEDLSRTPTISCKHGWEYDYEGRRSFVTEFDLVCSDAWLVDMFQATLNVGFLVGSIAIGYLADRFGRKMSFLISNLLNGVAGILVAVAPNYISLLVFRTLYGFGVKGGWVAGYVLITEIVGVEFRRTVGVIYQMFFSIGILILPLLAYYITDWRWLQVVITIPYILFLSYYWFIPESPRWLLSQNQNSKAVKITEDIAKENKMTLSKNIETLKDDNADSTTASFMDLIRTPNMRKHTFILSYNWFTSAVVYQGLIMRLGILGGNVYIDFLISGLVEFPAAFLILFTIERIGRRLPFATANFVAGVSCFITAFIPDSMFWFKTAVACIGRLGITMTFEMVVFVNTELYPTFVRNLGVSVCSTLCDVGGIVAPFLLYRLAVIWLELPLIIFGFLAFLAGGLVLLLPETRGVPLPDTIDDIEFPEKAKEKIGLKNQQMVNLLPNYQNTASNKDWATV; this is translated from the exons ATGACCACTTTTGATGATATCTTAGAAGAAGCTGGGAAGTTTGGCCGCTGCCAGAAGCGTATCTTCATCCTGCTGTGTATGGTGTCCATGCCATGGGCAGGTGTGTATGTCGGGATAGTCTTCCAGGGTTTCACCCCTGATCACTGGTGTCGAGACCCTGCAGTGGTGGAGAGGAGAGAGGCATGCGGTTGGAACCTGGCAGAGAGTCGCAGGCTCACAGTACCTCTGGACAACAGCTCTGGtcagcagagcagctgtgagcagTACGAGGTGGACTGGAATGCCACTGAGCTCACCTGTGACAAACAGGAGCTGGAGGACCTCAGCAGAACTCCCACAATCAGCTGCAAACATGGCTGGGAGTACGACTACGAGGGAAGACGGTCTTTTGTTACTGAG TTTGACCTGGTGTGCTCGGATGCATGGTTGGTGGACATGTTTCAGGCCACTCTGAACGTGGGGTTCCTGGTTGGAAGTATTGCCATTGGCTACCTGGCTGACAG GTTTGGCAGGAAAATGAGCTTCCTCATATCCAACTTGCTGAATGGGGTTGCAGGGATCCTGGTGGCCGTGGCTCCAAACTACATATCTTTACTGGTTTTCAGGACTCTCTATGGGTTTGGAGTGAAAGGAGGCTGGGTAGCTGGATATGTGCTGA TCACAGAGATCGTGGGCGTGGAGTTCAGACGTACAGTCGGAGTAATTTACCAGATGTTCTTCAGTATCGGCATCCTCATCCTCCCTCTGCTCGCCTACTATATAACAGACTGGCGCTGGCTGCAGGTCGTCATCACCATCCCCTACATCCTGTTCCTGTCCTACTACTG GTTCATCCCAGAGTCTCCGAGATGGCTTCTCTCTCAAAACCAAAACTCCAAAGCAGTGAAGATCACAGAGGACATAGCCAAAGAAAACAAGATGACTCTTTCCAAGAACATCGAG ACCCTGAAAGATGATAACGCAGACTCAACCACCGCTTCCTTCATGGACCTGATCAGAACGCCAAACATGCGAAAACACACTTTTATCCTCAGCTATAACTG GTTCACCAGTGCTGTCGTCTACCAGGGTTTGATCATGAGGCTGGGCATTCTGGGAGGAAATGTCTATATCGACTTCCTCATCTCTGGCTTGGTGGAGTTTCCTGCCGCCTTCCTCATCCTGTTCACCATTGAGCGCATCGGCCGACGCCTCCCCTTCGCCACGGCCAATTTTGTAGCTGGAGTCTCCTGTTTCATCACTGCCTTTATTCCTGACA GCATGTTTTGGTTTAAGACGGCAGTGGCATGCATCGGCCGATTGGGGATCACGATGACCTTTGAGATGGTGGTGTTTGTTAACACTGAGCTCTACCCGACGTTTGTCAG gAACCTGGGAGTGTCTGTTTGTTCCACTCTGTGTGATGTTGGAGGCATTGTGGCTCCATTCCTGCTCTACAGACTGGCTGTGATCTGGCTGGAGCTGCCACTCATCATCTTTG GGTTTCTGGCTTTCCTGGCTGGAGGTTTGGTGCTGCTGCTCCCTGAGACCAGAGGCGTACCGCTGCCCGATACCATCGACGACATTGAGTTCCCAGAAAA AGCAAAGGAGAAAATCGGACTGAAGAACCAGCAGATGGTGAACCTGCTGCCCAACTACCAAAATACAGCGTCCAACAAAGATTGGGCAACTGTTTAA